The following is a genomic window from Parcubacteria group bacterium CG10_big_fil_rev_8_21_14_0_10_36_14.
TTATCGGAGAATAAAAAACACCAACATCTTTCTTTATGCTTGGTGTGTAATTCAACAAAACACACCCTGTTTTGTTTAAAAATACCCCCCTATGTTTTATTATAAAACATTAAAAAAAATGTGTCTTGTGGATAAACCCGTTTCAAGCTATAAACCACAATTTTTGTATCAAAGATTAAAGCCCCAATGTCAGATTGCCTATATTTTTTTTCTTTTCTTGCAGGTTAAAATCAATATTTATTTCTCTTTTTTCACCAGTTAAATAATCATCAAAACGCAATATGCCATTTTGTTTTCCATATTCATATATCTTTTTTGTTACTCTTACATCCTGACGACAATACTTTTCCAACTTTTCCAGTTTTTGTTCTTTCCAGAAACGAACCGCATCCAAACCATTGCCTGATTTTCCGATTCCCAAAGAACCTTGAGCAATACTATCCAACTTAATACGAAAGCCAAGAGACTTTTGAACTTCATCCATCATATCAAGTGTCGGAAGTTTTAATAAGTCATATGGCGCATAATTATTTAGAACAGGATAGTCAAAGCCGTTCAAATTATAACCAATGATACGGTCGGCAGACAAAAGTTCGTTCCAGAGCGATGGTAAATCTTTTTCAAAATAAACTCTGTATTCATCGGTATTATAATGATATGTAACCAAAAGAGAGAGCTTTAATAGTTTGCAATCGCGCCTGCCTGTTTCTTGAAATGTGTTTTGTGTTTCTATGTCTAAAACAATCTCATTCATAAAAATA
Proteins encoded in this region:
- a CDS encoding helicase; amino-acid sequence: MNEIVLDIETQNTFQETGRRDCKLLKLSLLVTYHYNTDEYRVYFEKDLPSLWNELLSADRIIGYNLNGFDYPVLNNYAPYDLLKLPTLDMMDEVQKSLGFRIKLDSIAQGSLGIGKSGNGLDAVRFWKEQKLEKLEKYCRQDVRVTKKIYEYGKQNGILRFDDYLTGEKREINIDFNLQEKKKNIGNLTLGL